A genomic region of Vitis vinifera cultivar Pinot Noir 40024 chromosome 7, ASM3070453v1 contains the following coding sequences:
- the LOC100244659 gene encoding GRF1-interacting factor 1, giving the protein MQQHLMQMQPMMAGSHNLSNITTDHIQQYLDENKSLILKILESQNSGKLSECAENQARLQRNLMYLAAIADCQPQPPSLQAQFSPNMVMQPGVNYMQHQQSQQMMPQSLMAARAPMLYAQQHPYLALQQQQALQSQLGMSSTGMGGIHMLQSEPNVGGNGTGAFSDLGRSMTGEGLSAVSRGLGSASKQDVGSVGSAEGRRGYLGGQGADKGEALYFKSAEERD; this is encoded by the exons ATGCAGCAACACCTTATGCAGATGCAGCCTATGATGGCAGGAAGCCATAACCTCAGCAACATCACTACTGATCACATCCAacag TACCTAGATGAGAACAAgtcattgattttgaaaattcttgAGAGCCAAAATTCAGGGAAACTCAGTGAATGTGCGGA GAACCAAGCAAGACTTCAGCGAAACCTTATGTACCTTGCTGCAATTGCTGATTGCCAACCACAACCGCCATCCCTGCAGGCTCAG TTTTCCCCCAATATGGTCATGCAACCAGGAGTCAACTACATGCAGCACCAACAATCCCAACAGATGATGCCACAGTCACTAATGGCAGCCCGAGCACCCATGTTGTATGCTCAGCAGCATCCATATTTGGCATTGCAGCAACAACAAGCTCTACAAAGCCAGCTTGGCATGAGCTCCACTGGAATGGGTGGAATCCACATGCTACAAAGTGAACCTAATGTTGGAGGGAATGGGACTGGAGCCTTTTCCGATCTTGGTCGCAGCATGACTGGGGAGGGCTTGTCGGCTGTGAGCAGGGGACTGGGTAGTGCAAGCAAGCAAGATGTGGGGAGTGTAGGCTCTGCGGAAGGTCGACGTGGCTACTTGGGAGGGCAAGGTGCAGATAAAGGAGAAGCTCTTTACTTTAAAAGTGCTGAAGAGAGGGACTGA
- the LOC100258338 gene encoding F-box/kelch-repeat protein OR23 isoform X1, producing the protein MSSSSSSSSSTSSVSSSSSPPIDETLALTLTLTLNLTLIPGLPNDVSALILSMIPYSCLARLKSISKSWKLFLSSKTLISLRQNNHQSQLLCLFPQDPAIANPFLFDPKTLAWCPLPPLPINPYVYGLCNFTSISLGPNLYVLGGSLFDTRSFPLDRPSPSSSVFRFNFLTYSWELLSPMLSPRGSFACVALPNSDQIIVAGGGSRHTMFGAAGSRMSSVERYDVEKDEWVSLDGLPRFRAGCVGFLIGNGEEKEFWVMGGYGESRTVSGVFPVDEYYRDAVVMELKKGGKWRELGDMWEAGERMRLGKIVVVDDEVGGAPAIFMLDGSEIFRYCMTSNRWLKESCVPRKASQDMSFGFVVLDGELYVITHMTGIDLTETRRSRQHKRAATMFMQIYHPKKKTWRTLVTRSPFHYPIDFKTAVTSTICL; encoded by the exons ATGTCTTCCTCTTCATCTTCCTCTTCGTCAACTTCATCtgtatcttcatcttcatcaccACCCATTGATGAAACCCTAGCCCTAACCCTAACTTTGACCCTAAATCTAACCTTAATTCCAGGGCTTCCGAACGATGTGTCGGCTCTGATCCTCTCCATGATTCCATACTCATGCCTTGCTCGCCTCAAATCCATCAGCAAATCATGGAAACTATTCCTGTCCTCTAAGACCCTAATCTCCCTCCGCCAAAACAACCACCAATCCCAACTCCTCTGCCTCTTCCCTCAAGACCCCGCTATCGCTAATCCCTTCCTGTTTGACCCCAAAACCCTAGCTTGGTGCCCGCTTCCACCACTTCCCATCAATCCCTATGTCTACGGCCTCTGCAACTTCACCTCCATTTCCCTCGGCCCCAACCTCTACGTTCTTGGTGGCTCTCTTTTTGACACCCGCTCCTTCCCTCTCGACCGCCCGTCGCCGTCGTCCTCAGTTTTCCGCTTCAACTTTCTCACTTATTCATGGGAACTCCTCTCACCTATGCTCTCGCCGCGCGGTAGCTTTGCGTGTGTAGCACTCCCAAATTCCGATCAAATCATAGTCGCCGGTGGCGGTTCGCGGCACACGATGTTCGGGGCAGCCGGGAGTAGGATGAGTTCAGTGGAGAGGTACGATGTGGAGAAGGATGAGTGGGTGTCGTTGGATGGGTTGCCGCGGTTCCGAGCAGGGTGTGTTGGGTTCTTGATTGGGAATGGAGAGGAGAAGGAGTTTTGGGTGATGGGGGGGTATGGGGAGTCGCGGACTGTTTCAGGTGTTTTTCCGGTGGATGAGTATTATAGGGATGCTGTAGTGATGGAGTTGAAGAAGGGTGGGAAGTGGAGGGAGCTTGGAGATATGTGGGAGGCAGGGGAGAGGATGCGGCTTGGGAAAATTGTGGTTGTGGATGATGAAGTCGGGGGAGCGCCTGCAATTTTCATGCTTGATGGGAGTGAGATTTTCAG ATACTGCATGACATCAAATCGGTGGTTGAAGGAATCATGTGTACCAAGAAAGGCTTCTCAGGACATGTCATTTGGTTTTGTTGTCTTGGATGGGGAGCTATATGTGATTACCCATATGACCGGAATCGATTTAACAGAGACCCGAAGGTCAAGACAGCATAAGAGAGCAGCAACGATGTTCATGCAAATCTACCACCCAAAGAAGAAGACATGGAGAACCCTAGTCACCAGGTCACCCTTCCATTACCCCATAGATTTCAAAACTGCAGTTACGAGCACCATTTGTTTATAG
- the LOC100258338 gene encoding F-box/kelch-repeat protein OR23 isoform X2, whose product MSSSSSSSSSTSSVSSSSSPPIDETLALTLTLTLNLTLIPGLPNDVSALILSMIPYSCLARLKSISKSWKLFLSSKTLISLRQNNHQSQLLCLFPQDPAIANPFLFDPKTLAWCPLPPLPINPYVYGLCNFTSISLGPNLYVLGGSLFDTRSFPLDRPSPSSSVFRFNFLTYSWELLSPMLSPRGSFACVALPNSDQIIVAGGGSRHTMFGAAGSRMSSVERYDVEKDEWVSLDGLPRFRAGCVGFLIGNGEEKEFWVMGGYGESRTVSGVFPVDEYYRDAVVMELKKGGKWRELGDMWEAGERMRLGKIVVVDDEVGGAPAIFMLDGSEIFRKRTTNLSQHDKGLFLQYNERNLTLGGPRYPPKQMKLISYM is encoded by the exons ATGTCTTCCTCTTCATCTTCCTCTTCGTCAACTTCATCtgtatcttcatcttcatcaccACCCATTGATGAAACCCTAGCCCTAACCCTAACTTTGACCCTAAATCTAACCTTAATTCCAGGGCTTCCGAACGATGTGTCGGCTCTGATCCTCTCCATGATTCCATACTCATGCCTTGCTCGCCTCAAATCCATCAGCAAATCATGGAAACTATTCCTGTCCTCTAAGACCCTAATCTCCCTCCGCCAAAACAACCACCAATCCCAACTCCTCTGCCTCTTCCCTCAAGACCCCGCTATCGCTAATCCCTTCCTGTTTGACCCCAAAACCCTAGCTTGGTGCCCGCTTCCACCACTTCCCATCAATCCCTATGTCTACGGCCTCTGCAACTTCACCTCCATTTCCCTCGGCCCCAACCTCTACGTTCTTGGTGGCTCTCTTTTTGACACCCGCTCCTTCCCTCTCGACCGCCCGTCGCCGTCGTCCTCAGTTTTCCGCTTCAACTTTCTCACTTATTCATGGGAACTCCTCTCACCTATGCTCTCGCCGCGCGGTAGCTTTGCGTGTGTAGCACTCCCAAATTCCGATCAAATCATAGTCGCCGGTGGCGGTTCGCGGCACACGATGTTCGGGGCAGCCGGGAGTAGGATGAGTTCAGTGGAGAGGTACGATGTGGAGAAGGATGAGTGGGTGTCGTTGGATGGGTTGCCGCGGTTCCGAGCAGGGTGTGTTGGGTTCTTGATTGGGAATGGAGAGGAGAAGGAGTTTTGGGTGATGGGGGGGTATGGGGAGTCGCGGACTGTTTCAGGTGTTTTTCCGGTGGATGAGTATTATAGGGATGCTGTAGTGATGGAGTTGAAGAAGGGTGGGAAGTGGAGGGAGCTTGGAGATATGTGGGAGGCAGGGGAGAGGATGCGGCTTGGGAAAATTGTGGTTGTGGATGATGAAGTCGGGGGAGCGCCTGCAATTTTCATGCTTGATGGGAGTGAGATTTTCAG GAAAAGAACGACAAATTTGTCTCAACATGACAAAGGCCTATTCCTCCAATACAACgagaggaatctaacattgGGAGGGCCAAGATACCCAccaaaacaaatgaaactaATATCTTATATGTAG